One segment of Solanum lycopersicum chromosome 1, SLM_r2.1 DNA contains the following:
- the LOC101259283 gene encoding uncharacterized protein, whose translation MEKVEHKTMRVNGINMHIAEMGQGPIVLFLHGFPELWYSWRHQMLFMAAHGYHVVAPDLRGFGDTTGAPKGDFTKFTTLHVVGDLVELLNIIAPDRKVFLVGHDWGAMIAWALCLYRPDKINALVNMSVPYFPRNPIIRPIEALRAIYGDEYYIIKFQEPGKIEAEFAQIGTKTVLEKILTMRDPDPLKMPKGKPFDDSPVILPPWLTEEDVDYYATKYEHTGFTGGLNYYRAIDLNWELTAPWTGAKIEVPVKFIVGDLDLTYNLVGVKDYINKGGFKKNVPLLEDVVILKGVAHFLQQEKPDEVNQHIHVFFQSFSSSETSAS comes from the exons ATGGAGAAGGTTGAACACAAGACAATGAGAGTGAATGGAATAAACATGCACATTGCAGAAATGGGTCAAGGCCCAATAGTTCTATTCCTTCATGGCTTCCCGGAACTATGGTACTCGTGGCGCCACCAAATGCTGTTCATGGCGGCTCACGGCTATCATGTGGTGGCCCCGGACCTCCGAGGTTTTGGAGATACCACGGGAGCACCCAAAGGTGACTTCACGAAGTTCACCACCCTCCATGTTGTTGGTGATCTTGTTGAACTCCTTAACATCATTGCCCCTGATCGAAAGGTGTTTCTAGTTGGCCATGACTGGGGAGCTATGATTGCTTGGGCCTTGTGTTTGTATAGACCAGATAAGATCAATGCCCTTGTGAATATGAGTGTTCCATACTTCCCAAGAAACCCCATTATAAGGCCCATTGAAGCTCTACGCGCTATTTATGGAGATGAATACTACATTATAAAATTCCAG GAGCCAGGAAAAATAGAAGCAGAGTTTGCTCAAATAGGAACCAAGACAGTATTGGAGAAGATACTGACTATGCGAGACCCTGACCCATTAAAGATGCCTAAAGGAAAGCCATTTGACGACTCTCCAGTCATATTGCCCCCTTGGCTCACTGAAGAGGATGTCGATTACTATGCTACCAAATATGAGCACACTGGCTTCACAGGCGGATTGAATTATTACAGAGCAATTGATCT AAACTGGGAACTGACAGCACCATGGACGGGGGCAAAAATAGAAGTACCAGTTAAGTTCATAGTGGGAGATTTGGACCTAACTTATAATTTAGTAGGAGTCAAGGATTATATCAACAAAGGTGGGTTCAAGAAAAATGTACCTTTGCTAGAAGATGTGGTTATCTTGAAAGGGGTAGCACATTTTCTTCAACAAGAAAAGCCTGATGAAGTTAACCAACACATCCATGTCTTCTTCCAGAGCTTTTCTTCCTCTGAAACTTCTGCATCCTGA
- the LOC101258990 gene encoding oxaloacetate tautomerase FAHD1, mitochondrial — MYAKIQTFTIARNLVCSSGRAIAKSFSSRNMATTGAATADHRNLISVGSKIIAVGRNYAAHAKELGNAVPKEPVLFMKPTSSYLENGGTIEVPYPLESLDHEVELAVVISKRARDVPEATAMEYVGGYALGLDMTAREIQATAKSAGLPWTVAKGQDTFTPISSVLPQSMVPDPHDIELWLKVDGELRQKGSTRDMIFKIPYLISHISSIMTLLQGDVILTGTPKGVGPVKVGQKIDAGITGLLDVHFDVGRRPGEKQQ; from the exons atGTATGCGAAAATTCAAACATTCACCATTGCTCGAAACCTAGTGTGCAGTAGCGGTAGAGCAATCGCTAAATCATTTTCATCAAGGAACATGGCCACCACCGGCGCCGCGACGGCAGACCATCGGAACCTTATCAGCGTCGGAAGTAAGATTATCGCCGTCGGTCGTAACTACGCCGCTCACGCCAAAGAACTCGGCAACGCCGTGCCTAAG GAGCCAGTATTGTTTATGAAGCCCACATCATCGTATTTAGAGAACGGAGGGACAATAGAAGTTCCTTATCCATTGGAATCACTGGATCACGAGGTGGAGTTGGCAGTTGTCATCAGCAAAAGAGCTAGGGATGTACCTGAAGCCACTGCTATGGAGTATGTTGGAG GCTATGCACTTGGCTTGGATATGACTGCAAGGGAGATCCAAGCTACCGCAAAG TCTGCAGGCCTGCCATGGACTGTTGCTAAGGGTCAAGACACATTCACTCCTATCAGCTCAGTT TTACCACAGTCCATGGTGCCAGATCCCCATGACATAGAGTTGTGGCTAAAG GTTGATGGAGAACTTCGCCAAAAAGGCTCAACAAGAGATATGATATTTAAGATCCCATATTTGATTAGCCACATAAGTTCTATCATGACTCTTCTCCAGGGAGATGTTATTTTAACTG GGACTCCCAAAGGAGTTGGTCCTGTTAAGGTTGGTCAAAAGATTGATGCTGGCATAACAGGTCTCCTGGATGTGCACTTTGATGTTGGAAGACGCCCAGGAGAGAAACAGCAGTGA